Proteins found in one Subtercola endophyticus genomic segment:
- a CDS encoding SOS response-associated peptidase family protein, with amino-acid sequence MKVRVGSRRTAGGALVWRLVLNHMFERFALTSSVDDIAAALAAEATRATGWRISYRFGVGERVLIVRSAASQKPDLRELVLAKWGYIPSWNRGELKPVSSVGVERLSQNGVFRNAVIRSRCLIPMNGFFEWAHPPVGEQVPCFVQGPVPIIAAMGLFSVRRVGGREEVSVAFVTRDSPESRDPAKTVPAVLHQTDWASWLTSDPRTSVEQFVEPSPSTRALIDSLSGHRVSVPIAVASARSATRVTAPIFADVGCQ; translated from the coding sequence ATGAAAGTGCGGGTGGGATCGCGCCGAACGGCCGGAGGAGCGCTCGTGTGGCGCTTAGTTTTGAACCACATGTTCGAAAGATTCGCGCTCACGTCATCCGTTGACGACATTGCCGCGGCGCTGGCCGCCGAGGCGACACGGGCGACCGGCTGGCGAATATCGTATCGGTTCGGGGTGGGCGAACGAGTTCTTATCGTGCGTTCCGCGGCATCTCAGAAACCTGACCTCCGGGAACTCGTGTTGGCGAAGTGGGGGTACATACCGTCGTGGAACCGCGGAGAGCTGAAGCCCGTATCCTCGGTCGGCGTCGAACGATTGAGCCAGAACGGGGTGTTTCGGAATGCCGTCATTCGGAGTCGGTGTCTCATTCCGATGAATGGTTTCTTCGAGTGGGCGCACCCACCAGTCGGCGAGCAGGTGCCGTGTTTCGTGCAGGGTCCGGTGCCGATCATTGCGGCGATGGGACTCTTCAGCGTTCGGCGGGTTGGTGGGCGAGAAGAGGTGTCCGTCGCTTTCGTGACCCGAGACTCGCCTGAAAGTCGCGATCCAGCGAAAACAGTGCCGGCCGTGCTCCACCAAACGGACTGGGCATCATGGCTCACGAGTGATCCACGAACATCCGTCGAGCAGTTCGTGGAGCCTTCGCCGTCTACCCGGGCGCTGATCGACTCGCTGAGCGGTCACAGGGTCTCGGTGCCGATAGCAGTGGCGTCTGCACGCAGTGCGACGAGAGTTACGGCGCCGATCTTCGCGGATGTTGGGTGTCAGTAA
- a CDS encoding GAF domain-containing protein — protein sequence MANPYSVAPSHERRSDELAYESTLAGELFVPGVRQLVEESWQRSLELHLDPDRIDPGFDLDDRELREYRQEHPLALVLPVIHRLLIQHTFETGLIIAVGDQAGRLLWIDGDRDLRRKAESMLFVEGANWSENNVGTSAPGTALALDHGIQIGGAEHFNRIVHPWSCTAVPVHDPSSGSILGVVDITGGDNAVSPTTLPLLEAAVAAAEAELRIHQLTQPRPPARRAAVVIGPSAPHTSATPSGTGIPASITVTTAPRALSASPAPKQRSRAVDALQLSVLGRELGRLGRGENNFELSVRHSEILTLLAWNRHGLTAEQLAHKLYANENSVATLRAEMVRLRAVLTQADTGLEVASRPYRLSGELELDAHSVLAFLQRGAHRVALGAYSGPVLLGSSAPGIVDIRSEVSSSIREALLTDGSAEVLLEYPRTDECVYDREVWVQCLQRLSARSPKRASVVSRIERIDQELSQPSAT from the coding sequence GTGGCCAACCCCTACAGCGTCGCGCCGAGCCACGAACGCCGCAGCGACGAACTCGCCTACGAGTCGACGCTCGCCGGTGAGCTCTTCGTTCCCGGCGTGCGGCAACTCGTCGAAGAGAGCTGGCAACGCTCCCTCGAGCTGCACCTCGACCCCGACCGCATCGATCCCGGCTTCGACCTCGACGATCGTGAGCTGCGCGAGTACCGCCAGGAGCATCCGCTCGCGCTGGTGCTGCCGGTCATCCACCGTCTGCTCATTCAGCACACCTTCGAGACCGGGCTGATCATCGCCGTCGGCGACCAGGCCGGTCGCCTGCTCTGGATCGACGGCGACCGCGACCTGCGCCGCAAAGCCGAGAGCATGCTCTTCGTCGAGGGTGCGAACTGGTCGGAGAACAACGTCGGAACGAGCGCTCCGGGCACCGCACTTGCCCTTGACCACGGCATTCAGATCGGCGGCGCCGAGCACTTCAACCGCATCGTGCACCCCTGGAGCTGCACTGCGGTGCCCGTGCACGACCCGTCGAGCGGCTCGATTCTGGGCGTCGTCGACATCACCGGTGGCGACAACGCCGTCTCGCCCACGACCCTTCCGCTGCTCGAGGCGGCCGTGGCCGCCGCCGAAGCCGAGCTGCGCATCCACCAGCTCACTCAGCCGCGCCCGCCGGCTCGGCGCGCCGCCGTCGTGATCGGACCGTCGGCGCCGCACACGTCGGCCACCCCCAGCGGCACGGGAATACCCGCGTCGATCACGGTAACGACTGCGCCGCGTGCCCTGAGCGCTTCGCCGGCCCCGAAGCAGCGCTCCAGAGCAGTGGATGCCCTGCAGCTCTCTGTGCTCGGCCGCGAGCTCGGGCGGCTCGGCCGCGGCGAGAACAATTTCGAACTGAGTGTGCGCCACTCCGAGATTCTCACCCTGCTCGCCTGGAACCGGCACGGTCTCACCGCGGAGCAGCTCGCACACAAGCTGTACGCCAACGAGAATTCCGTGGCGACGCTACGCGCGGAGATGGTGCGGCTGCGGGCGGTGCTCACCCAGGCCGACACCGGGCTCGAGGTGGCTTCACGCCCGTACCGGTTGTCGGGCGAGCTCGAACTCGACGCACACAGCGTGCTGGCGTTTCTGCAGCGCGGAGCACACCGGGTCGCACTCGGCGCCTATTCCGGGCCGGTACTGCTCGGCTCGAGTGCTCCCGGCATCGTCGACATTCGTTCGGAGGTGAGTTCGAGCATCCGTGAGGCGCTGCTGACCGATGGGTCGGCCGAGGTGCTGCTCGAGTACCCGCGCACCGACGAGTGTGTGTACGACCGCGAGGTGTGGGTGCAGTGCCTGCAGCGGCTTTCGGCCCGATCGCCGAAGCGGGCATCCGTCGTATCGCGCATCGAGCGGATCGACCAGGAGCTCTCGCAACCTTCTGCAACGTAG
- the exaC gene encoding acetaldehyde dehydrogenase ExaC, producing the protein MTVYAAPGTPDAKVTFKPRYENWIGGEWVKPVKGQYFEDITPVTGKPFAEVARGTAEDIELALDAACKAAPAWGKTSSTERAAVLNKIADVIDANLELLAVAETWDNGKPIREPLNADLPLASDHFRYFAAAIRAQDGDHAELDHDTVAYQFHEPLGVVGQIIPWNFPILMAVWKLAPALAAGNAVVLKPAEQTPVSILVLIELIGDILPPGVLNIVNGFGVEAGKPLASSPRIRKIAFTGETSTGRLISQYASANLIPVTLELGGKSPNIFFSDVADSDDAFYDKAQEGFTLFAFNQGEVCTCPSRALIQKPIYDSFLDTVTARTAKAIQGNPLDTDTQVGAQASNDQLEKILSYLDIGKQEGAKLRLGGERADLGGDLTDGYYVQPTIFEGNNKMRIFQEEIFGPVVAVTSFDDYDDAISIANDTLYGLGAGVWSRNGTTAYRAGRDIQAGRVWVNNYHAYPAGAAFGGYKSSGIGRENNKLALDHYQQTKNLLVSYSDNALGFF; encoded by the coding sequence ATGACCGTCTACGCCGCCCCGGGAACACCGGATGCGAAAGTCACCTTCAAACCCCGCTACGAGAACTGGATCGGCGGAGAATGGGTGAAGCCCGTCAAGGGCCAGTACTTCGAAGACATCACCCCCGTCACCGGAAAGCCCTTCGCCGAGGTCGCTCGCGGCACCGCCGAAGACATCGAGCTGGCGCTCGACGCCGCGTGCAAGGCCGCCCCCGCGTGGGGCAAGACCTCCTCGACCGAGCGCGCTGCCGTGCTCAACAAGATCGCCGACGTCATCGACGCCAACCTCGAGCTGCTCGCGGTCGCCGAGACGTGGGACAACGGCAAGCCGATCCGCGAGCCGCTCAACGCCGACCTGCCCTTGGCGTCGGACCACTTCCGCTACTTCGCGGCCGCCATTCGGGCGCAAGACGGCGACCACGCCGAACTCGACCACGACACCGTGGCGTACCAGTTCCACGAGCCGCTCGGTGTTGTCGGGCAGATCATTCCGTGGAACTTTCCGATTCTGATGGCCGTGTGGAAGCTCGCCCCTGCGCTGGCCGCAGGCAACGCCGTGGTGCTGAAGCCGGCCGAGCAGACCCCGGTGTCGATTCTCGTTCTCATCGAGCTCATCGGCGACATCCTGCCGCCCGGTGTGCTCAACATCGTCAACGGATTCGGTGTCGAGGCCGGCAAGCCGCTCGCGTCGAGCCCGCGCATCCGCAAGATCGCCTTCACCGGTGAGACCAGCACCGGCCGGCTCATCTCGCAGTACGCCAGCGCGAACCTCATCCCCGTCACGCTCGAACTGGGCGGCAAGTCGCCGAACATCTTCTTCAGCGATGTGGCCGACTCCGACGACGCGTTCTACGACAAGGCGCAAGAGGGTTTCACGCTCTTCGCGTTCAACCAGGGTGAGGTCTGCACGTGCCCCAGCCGCGCGCTGATTCAGAAGCCGATCTACGACTCGTTCCTCGACACGGTGACGGCACGAACGGCCAAGGCCATCCAGGGAAACCCGCTCGACACCGACACCCAGGTCGGCGCCCAGGCGTCGAACGACCAGCTCGAGAAGATTCTGAGCTACCTCGACATCGGCAAGCAAGAGGGCGCGAAACTGCGTCTCGGCGGGGAGCGCGCCGATCTCGGCGGAGACCTCACCGACGGCTACTACGTGCAGCCGACCATCTTCGAGGGCAACAACAAGATGCGCATCTTCCAAGAGGAGATCTTCGGCCCGGTCGTCGCCGTCACCTCGTTCGACGACTACGACGACGCGATCTCCATCGCCAACGACACGCTCTACGGCCTCGGCGCCGGTGTCTGGTCGCGCAACGGCACCACTGCGTATCGCGCCGGCCGCGACATCCAGGCCGGGCGGGTGTGGGTGAACAACTACCACGCCTACCCCGCGGGCGCAGCGTTCGGCGGTTACAAGAGTTCGGGCATCGGCCGCGAGAACAACAAGCTGGCGCTCGACCACTACCAGCAGACCAAGAACCTGCTGGTGTCGTACAGCGACAACGCGCTCGGGTTCTTCTAA
- a CDS encoding DUF779 domain-containing protein: MLDSAVTIDRETQSRVALNDTSVELLRKLWTQYGPLMFHQSGGCCDGSSPMCYPAGDFLTSDNDVLLGTFDIGPDADGAPMPIDFWMSREQFAYWSHTHLTIDVVKGRGSGFSVEAPEGVRFMIRSRLMDSATPFA; encoded by the coding sequence ATGCTCGACTCTGCAGTGACAATCGACCGAGAAACACAGTCGCGGGTCGCACTGAATGACACGAGCGTGGAGTTGCTGCGCAAGCTGTGGACGCAGTACGGCCCGCTCATGTTCCACCAGTCGGGCGGATGCTGCGACGGCAGCTCGCCGATGTGCTACCCGGCCGGCGACTTTCTCACCTCTGACAACGACGTACTGCTCGGCACGTTCGACATCGGGCCCGACGCCGACGGGGCTCCGATGCCGATCGACTTCTGGATGTCGCGGGAGCAATTCGCCTACTGGAGTCACACCCACCTCACGATCGACGTGGTGAAGGGGCGCGGCAGCGGGTTCTCGGTGGAGGCGCCCGAGGGCGTGCGATTCATGATCCGCTCGCGGCTGATGGACTCGGCGACGCCCTTCGCGTAA
- a CDS encoding D-2-hydroxyacid dehydrogenase family protein, giving the protein MKTARSTVTILDDYQGVALTSADWSAVLANHDVDVVREHISDPDTLVDRLGHSAVVVAMRERTPFDAALLRRLPALRLLVTTGIANASIDVAAANELGIVVSGTGGVSTAVPELTLGMMIALTRNIAAEDRSMREGGWQHTIGPGISGRTLGIVGLGKQGVPVARLAQAFGMSVIAWSPNLTQQRADDALEGVRAVSKQQLFSTADVITVHMPLSERSRGLVGAADLAHMRATAYFVNTSRGPLVEEDALVEALRSRAIAGAALDVYDIEPLPVDHPLRSLPNTLLLPHLGYVSTDSYAVFYADAVADILAFEAGAPVRVLAP; this is encoded by the coding sequence GTGAAAACAGCCCGCTCGACCGTGACCATTCTCGACGATTACCAGGGCGTCGCGCTCACGTCGGCGGACTGGAGTGCGGTGCTCGCGAATCACGATGTCGACGTGGTGCGGGAGCACATCTCCGACCCCGACACGTTGGTCGATCGGCTCGGGCACAGCGCTGTGGTGGTCGCGATGCGCGAGCGCACCCCGTTCGATGCCGCGCTGCTGCGCCGGCTGCCCGCGCTGCGCCTGCTGGTGACGACGGGCATTGCCAACGCCTCCATTGACGTCGCCGCAGCGAACGAGCTCGGCATCGTGGTGAGCGGCACGGGCGGCGTCTCGACGGCCGTGCCCGAACTCACTCTCGGCATGATGATCGCCCTTACCCGCAACATCGCGGCCGAAGACCGCTCGATGCGCGAGGGCGGCTGGCAGCACACCATCGGCCCTGGCATCTCGGGCAGAACGCTCGGGATCGTCGGGCTCGGCAAGCAGGGCGTGCCGGTCGCGCGGCTCGCCCAGGCCTTCGGAATGAGCGTAATCGCCTGGAGCCCGAACCTCACCCAGCAGCGCGCCGACGATGCGCTTGAGGGTGTTCGCGCGGTTTCGAAACAGCAACTGTTTTCGACGGCCGACGTGATCACCGTGCACATGCCGCTCAGCGAACGATCGCGCGGTCTCGTCGGGGCCGCGGATCTCGCTCATATGCGTGCTACGGCATATTTCGTGAACACCTCGCGCGGCCCCCTCGTTGAGGAGGATGCCCTGGTCGAGGCCTTACGTTCGCGAGCCATCGCGGGCGCCGCGCTCGACGTCTACGACATCGAGCCGCTGCCCGTCGATCATCCACTTCGTTCGCTGCCGAACACCCTCTTGCTGCCGCACCTCGGCTACGTCAGCACCGACTCGTACGCGGTCTTCTACGCCGACGCCGTAGCCGACATCCTCGCCTTCGAGGCCGGCGCCCCGGTGCGTGTGCTCGCCCCCTGA
- a CDS encoding FAD-dependent oxidoreductase: MATPPASSGSDERAGSSSGSGERAGSSAGAGAPGRAAEAGHPLARTLTPWRLGSLEVPHRVVMGSMHTGLELVDDGGEAIAAFWRERVEGGAALIVTGGLAVSPSGRGAADYAVLGEPATDARLAFAVEAVHAAGGLVSAQLFHAGRYALLDGLLGADGEPLQQVAPSAVPWRAARGAVPRELTDDDVWGVISDYAAAAATAVRLGFDAVEIMASEGYLVNQFCSPLTNLRDDAWGGDAARRRRFALQVLAAVRAAVASVAAGPVAADPVAADPVAADQAIELRVSAGDSAAHPHKLVARSTRSEKTTRGSAPVPVAVRVSGDDLMPGSTTAEEVDDLVRELVAGGVDAISVGVGWHESRVPTVQASVPHGAWLGYAERIAGVVRASTAPAGEVRATRSVAVITSNRMTDLRDAEEVLSGGLIDAVALARPFLADPQLIVRSSRGAFDLVNTCIGCNQACIDRSLIGARVSCLVNPRAGHESVTPLTLTTRPVLLAVVGAGPAGLAAAVDAARRGHEVTLFDAAAEPGGQFGLAARIPGKEDYAATPRSALAELRALGATLRFGEPVTAATLLGSESTADIATRSESAAAIAPGSRSAVNAAASGAGSAGRERPTDRVTATRAGSAAPFDAVIVATGVVPRHIDVPGAELPHVISYEHALTHGVPAGSVAIIGGGGIGVDVAAWLTEPASEADRAAHFAARFGLVPSAALVGAAAQASSQTEGGPVAIAGSVAATPSVIPPVTPPVGVSIPAVGSESGSGPGAGAAVPPQRNAPPMAGRPLPRAGQLVTVLRRSGRFGDGIGISSRWVAVDRLRVAGVRMLGGVRYEKITPTTLDIIDADGVPQSIPADTVIVCAGQESNETLATALATAAVPYEVVGGAKDARSVDAVRATSEGLAAARRLAP; the protein is encoded by the coding sequence ATGGCGACGCCGCCAGCTAGTTCGGGCTCGGACGAGCGGGCCGGTTCCAGTTCGGGCTCGGGCGAGAGGGCCGGCTCTAGCGCGGGCGCCGGGGCGCCTGGCCGCGCGGCGGAGGCCGGGCATCCGCTCGCCCGCACGCTGACGCCCTGGCGGCTCGGCTCGCTCGAGGTGCCGCATCGAGTCGTCATGGGCAGTATGCACACCGGGCTCGAGCTCGTCGACGACGGAGGCGAGGCGATCGCCGCGTTCTGGCGCGAACGCGTCGAGGGTGGTGCGGCGCTCATCGTGACGGGCGGGCTCGCGGTGAGCCCTTCGGGGCGTGGTGCGGCCGACTACGCGGTGCTCGGTGAACCGGCGACGGATGCCCGGCTGGCCTTCGCCGTCGAAGCGGTTCATGCGGCAGGCGGCCTGGTGTCGGCGCAGCTGTTCCACGCGGGCCGCTATGCCCTGCTCGACGGGCTGCTCGGGGCTGACGGTGAGCCGCTGCAGCAGGTCGCTCCCAGCGCGGTGCCGTGGCGCGCGGCACGTGGCGCGGTGCCGCGGGAGCTCACCGACGACGACGTCTGGGGGGTTATTTCTGACTATGCGGCCGCGGCCGCGACGGCTGTGCGGCTCGGTTTCGACGCGGTAGAGATCATGGCCTCAGAGGGCTACCTCGTCAACCAGTTCTGCTCGCCCCTCACCAACTTGCGCGACGACGCCTGGGGCGGCGACGCGGCTCGCCGCCGCCGCTTCGCCCTCCAGGTGCTGGCGGCGGTGCGCGCCGCGGTCGCCTCGGTTGCGGCCGGCCCGGTTGCCGCCGACCCGGTCGCCGCCGATCCGGTTGCCGCCGATCAGGCCATCGAGCTACGAGTTTCTGCGGGTGATTCGGCGGCACACCCGCACAAACTCGTAGCTCGATCGACCCGCAGTGAGAAAACCACCCGGGGGAGCGCGCCGGTGCCGGTGGCGGTGCGGGTGTCGGGCGACGACCTGATGCCGGGTTCGACGACAGCGGAGGAGGTCGACGACCTCGTGCGCGAGCTGGTGGCCGGGGGAGTCGATGCCATCAGCGTGGGGGTCGGCTGGCACGAGTCGCGGGTTCCGACGGTGCAGGCGTCGGTGCCGCACGGAGCGTGGCTGGGCTACGCGGAGCGCATCGCGGGTGTGGTGCGAGCATCCACCGCACCGGCTGGCGAGGTTCGGGCAACGCGCTCCGTGGCCGTCATCACCAGCAACCGGATGACCGACCTGCGCGACGCCGAAGAAGTGCTGAGCGGCGGGCTGATCGATGCCGTGGCTCTGGCGCGGCCGTTCTTGGCCGACCCGCAGCTGATAGTGCGCAGCTCACGCGGTGCGTTCGACCTCGTCAACACGTGCATCGGCTGCAATCAGGCCTGCATCGACCGCTCGCTGATCGGGGCGCGGGTGTCGTGCCTGGTGAATCCGCGGGCGGGGCACGAGAGCGTCACACCGCTCACCCTCACGACGCGCCCCGTGCTTCTGGCGGTGGTGGGGGCCGGGCCGGCGGGTCTCGCGGCGGCGGTGGATGCGGCGCGGCGCGGTCACGAGGTGACGCTGTTCGACGCGGCAGCCGAGCCGGGCGGGCAGTTCGGGTTGGCAGCCCGTATTCCCGGCAAAGAGGATTACGCGGCCACCCCCCGCTCGGCTCTCGCCGAACTGCGCGCCCTCGGCGCGACACTGCGTTTCGGCGAGCCGGTCACCGCTGCCACGCTCCTGGGGAGTGAGTCGACGGCGGACATTGCTACGCGCAGCGAGTCGGCGGCGGCCATCGCGCCGGGCTCTCGATCGGCGGTGAATGCTGCGGCGTCGGGCGCCGGGTCGGCGGGTCGGGAGCGACCGACGGATCGCGTCACCGCGACGCGGGCAGGTTCGGCGGCACCGTTCGACGCCGTCATTGTCGCGACGGGAGTTGTACCGCGTCACATCGACGTGCCGGGTGCGGAGCTGCCACATGTCATCAGCTACGAGCACGCCCTCACGCACGGTGTTCCTGCCGGCAGCGTGGCCATCATCGGCGGCGGTGGCATCGGGGTCGATGTGGCCGCGTGGCTCACGGAGCCCGCTAGCGAGGCCGACCGCGCCGCCCACTTCGCCGCGCGATTCGGCCTCGTGCCGTCGGCGGCACTCGTCGGCGCGGCGGCGCAGGCCTCGTCCCAGACGGAGGGGGGCCCGGTAGCTATCGCGGGCTCGGTCGCCGCGACGCCGTCAGTGATACCGCCGGTGACACCGCCGGTGGGGGTGTCGATACCGGCGGTGGGCTCGGAGTCAGGTTCGGGGCCGGGCGCGGGGGCCGCAGTACCCCCGCAACGCAACGCGCCGCCGATGGCGGGGCGGCCGCTGCCGCGTGCAGGCCAACTCGTCACGGTCTTGCGTCGCTCCGGGCGGTTCGGCGACGGCATCGGCATCAGCTCGCGCTGGGTAGCGGTCGATCGGCTCAGGGTCGCGGGGGTGCGGATGCTCGGGGGAGTCCGCTACGAGAAGATCACACCGACCACCCTCGACATTATCGACGCCGACGGGGTGCCGCAGAGCATCCCGGCTGACACCGTCATCGTCTGCGCCGGGCAGGAGTCGAACGAGACCCTCGCCACAGCTCTCGCGACCGCCGCTGTGCCGTACGAGGTCGTCGGCGGCGCCAAGGATGCCCGCTCCGTCGACGCCGTGCGCGCCACCTCCGAGGGCCTCGCCGCCGCGCGCCGCCTCGCCCCATAG
- a CDS encoding SDR family oxidoreductase, with amino-acid sequence MTTTSSAPVALITGSSRGIGKVLAVKLAKRGINVVVNYKANADLAEETLREVRAAGADGFTVQANIEEPDDIDAMFDQVRSTYGRLDIFVANAAASAFKPILQLKLHHLDRNWAMNVRSFVLGAQRAAELMDSAGGRIVVLTSYGSLRAFPTYASLGAAKAAAEMYVKYMAAEFGPRNITVNAVNGGLIDTDSLDFFYNRVPGMAPMSSVIEKIPLGRPGTAEDMASAVDFLLGPSAGYITGQTLTVDGGLTVVAPPFWSDTTGDLHDAVFGVAGAGDGDAAS; translated from the coding sequence ATGACCACCACTTCGTCGGCGCCTGTCGCGCTGATCACCGGCAGCTCACGCGGCATCGGAAAGGTGCTCGCCGTCAAGCTCGCCAAGCGCGGCATCAACGTCGTCGTGAACTACAAAGCCAACGCAGACCTCGCCGAAGAGACTCTGCGTGAGGTTCGTGCGGCCGGTGCCGACGGATTCACCGTTCAGGCCAACATCGAAGAGCCCGACGACATCGATGCGATGTTCGACCAGGTTCGCTCGACCTACGGTCGACTCGACATCTTCGTGGCCAACGCTGCCGCCAGCGCCTTCAAGCCTATTTTGCAGCTCAAGCTGCACCACCTCGACCGCAACTGGGCCATGAACGTGCGGTCGTTCGTGCTCGGGGCACAGCGGGCGGCAGAACTCATGGATTCCGCGGGCGGACGCATCGTCGTGTTGACGAGTTATGGCTCGCTGCGGGCGTTTCCGACCTATGCGTCGCTGGGGGCCGCGAAGGCGGCAGCAGAGATGTACGTCAAGTACATGGCGGCTGAATTCGGCCCGCGCAACATCACGGTGAACGCCGTCAACGGCGGTCTCATCGACACGGATTCGCTCGACTTCTTCTACAATCGTGTGCCCGGAATGGCCCCGATGTCGAGCGTGATCGAGAAGATTCCACTAGGGCGGCCGGGAACGGCAGAAGACATGGCGTCGGCGGTCGACTTCTTGCTCGGCCCGTCGGCGGGGTACATCACCGGGCAGACGCTGACGGTCGACGGTGGTCTCACGGTGGTTGCTCCGCCGTTCTGGAGCGACACGACGGGCGACCTGCACGACGCGGTCTTCGGAGTGGCCGGCGCGGGTGATGGCGACGCCGCCAGCTAG
- a CDS encoding acyl-CoA dehydrogenase family protein gives MSFTEASFQALKSEIDAWVRGPGEEYANVIEQTGSVPPELFAELKTRGYFSLAAPEHLGGQGIPFDRYLELMEIFSRTHGSVRMLVHVINGTWRAMEPFATDEQRESIIKPSVAGDTLVAFTLTEATAGSGADLRSTVRREGDTYILNGEKHLITFGVKCNYWLMAARLEGATGKEGFVALLLPNTGLPGVEVIDDSETMGIRGTDHAILRFTDVPVPVSARLGDEGDGLAVTLGGFLLPSRVSVAMSCVGLAERAQELAVEYANRRETFGKRIAERQAIQFMLAENYADIAAARALVLEAARAFEAGASNAGILSSASKMIAVDMITRVTDKALQIHGGQGYWKRNTIERVYRDARAPRFEEGTNEIQKQVVARAVLNGTATY, from the coding sequence GTGAGTTTCACCGAAGCATCGTTCCAGGCGTTGAAGAGCGAGATCGACGCGTGGGTGCGCGGCCCCGGCGAAGAGTACGCGAACGTCATCGAGCAGACCGGCTCGGTTCCGCCCGAGCTGTTCGCCGAACTGAAGACGCGTGGCTACTTCTCTCTGGCGGCGCCCGAGCATCTGGGTGGGCAGGGTATTCCGTTCGACCGGTATCTCGAGCTGATGGAGATCTTCTCGCGCACGCACGGATCGGTGCGCATGCTCGTGCACGTCATCAACGGAACCTGGCGGGCTATGGAGCCCTTCGCGACCGACGAGCAGCGTGAGAGCATCATCAAGCCGTCGGTGGCGGGCGACACTCTCGTGGCGTTCACGCTCACCGAGGCGACCGCAGGGTCGGGCGCGGACCTGCGCAGCACGGTGCGTCGCGAGGGCGACACGTACATTCTGAACGGGGAGAAGCACCTCATCACGTTCGGTGTGAAGTGCAACTATTGGCTCATGGCCGCACGGCTCGAGGGCGCGACGGGCAAAGAGGGCTTCGTCGCGCTGCTTCTGCCCAACACCGGGTTGCCGGGCGTCGAGGTGATCGACGATTCGGAGACGATGGGCATCCGGGGCACCGACCACGCGATTCTGCGCTTCACCGACGTGCCCGTGCCCGTTTCGGCGCGCCTCGGCGACGAGGGCGACGGCCTCGCCGTGACGCTCGGCGGGTTCTTGCTGCCGAGCCGGGTCTCGGTAGCGATGAGTTGTGTCGGGCTCGCCGAGCGGGCACAAGAGCTCGCCGTCGAATACGCGAACCGGCGCGAGACGTTCGGCAAGCGCATCGCCGAGCGCCAGGCCATTCAGTTCATGCTCGCCGAGAACTACGCCGACATTGCTGCCGCGCGGGCGCTCGTGCTCGAGGCCGCGCGGGCGTTCGAAGCGGGGGCGTCGAATGCGGGCATCCTGTCGAGCGCGTCGAAGATGATCGCGGTCGACATGATCACGCGGGTCACCGACAAGGCGCTGCAGATTCACGGTGGTCAGGGGTACTGGAAGCGCAATACCATCGAGCGCGTGTACCGCGACGCCAGAGCCCCGCGGTTCGAAGAGGGCACCAACGAGATTCAGAAGCAGGTTGTGGCCCGTGCCGTGCTGAACGGCACGGCGACCTATTGA